The Dehalogenimonas lykanthroporepellens BL-DC-9 genome includes a window with the following:
- a CDS encoding transposase mutator type (KEGG: sth:STH2289 transposase~manually curated~PFAM: transposase mutator type) produces the protein MAKDRMTLLELLRKSGSDGDLDFLREGVKMLAEAVMELEVKQKTGAEKHERSDGRLTYRNGYRGRIWDTRAGTIPLAIPRLRDGSYFPSLLEPRRRAEHALLAVIQEAYVLGISTRKVESLVQSLGLNGVSKSEVSRICGALDDEVERWRHRPLLWRYPYLWLDATYVKVRDTGRVVSQAVIIAYGVRETGEREIIGLEVGPSEDGVFWKEFLRGLVSRGLSGVMLVISDAHLGLKEAISTVLTGVSWQRCRVHFMRNALARVPRGAQAMVSAAIRTIFAQPDRDSACSQLRRVADNLRLRFGPVADQLEEAEPDILAYTAFPREHWRQLYSTNPLERLNKEIKRRSNVVGIFPNSQSVIRLIGAVLMEQQDEWEVGRRYFSLDSMKKTLEGAQEEPLIMALPA, from the coding sequence ATGGCCAAAGACAGGATGACACTTTTGGAACTGCTACGCAAGTCAGGAAGCGACGGTGATCTTGATTTTCTGAGAGAAGGGGTGAAAATGCTGGCCGAAGCGGTCATGGAGCTTGAGGTTAAGCAGAAGACCGGAGCTGAGAAACATGAGCGCAGTGACGGTCGTTTAACCTACCGTAACGGCTACCGGGGGCGTATCTGGGACACCCGGGCCGGCACGATACCCTTGGCGATTCCCCGGTTGCGGGACGGCAGTTATTTCCCCAGCTTGCTCGAGCCCCGGCGCCGGGCGGAACATGCCTTGCTGGCGGTAATCCAGGAAGCCTATGTGTTGGGCATCAGCACCCGCAAGGTGGAATCTCTGGTTCAGTCACTGGGTCTTAACGGGGTCAGTAAGAGCGAGGTATCGCGAATATGCGGGGCTCTGGACGATGAAGTGGAACGATGGCGTCACCGGCCTTTGTTATGGCGTTATCCCTATCTGTGGCTGGATGCGACCTACGTCAAGGTCAGGGATACCGGGCGGGTGGTCAGTCAGGCGGTAATTATCGCCTACGGCGTCCGGGAAACCGGAGAACGCGAGATCATCGGGCTTGAGGTCGGCCCCAGTGAAGACGGTGTATTCTGGAAAGAGTTTCTGCGGGGGCTGGTCAGCCGTGGTTTGAGCGGGGTGATGCTGGTAATCAGTGATGCTCATCTGGGGCTGAAGGAAGCCATCAGCACGGTACTCACCGGGGTATCGTGGCAACGTTGCCGGGTGCACTTCATGCGCAATGCGCTGGCCAGAGTGCCACGGGGCGCCCAGGCTATGGTATCTGCCGCTATCCGTACCATCTTCGCTCAACCTGACCGCGACAGCGCTTGCAGCCAGCTCCGCCGGGTAGCCGATAACCTCAGACTCCGATTCGGTCCTGTTGCCGACCAACTGGAAGAGGCAGAACCGGATATCCTGGCCTATACCGCTTTCCCCCGGGAACACTGGCGGCAACTGTACTCTACCAATCCCCTGGAGAGACTGAATAAGGAAATCAAGCGCCGCAGTAATGTGGTCGGCATCTTTCCCAACAGCCAATCGGTAATCAGGCTGATTGGGGCGGTGTTAATGGAACAGCAGGACGAGTGGGAGGTCGGACGACGCTACTTTTCTTTGGATTCGATGAAGAAAACGCTGGAAGGGGCGCAGGAGGAACCCCTGATCATGGCTTTACCAGCTTGA
- a CDS encoding TOBE domain protein (PFAM: TOBE domain protein~KEGG: hth:HTH_1321 molybdenum-pterin binding protein), with translation MLSARNQFKGIVKSIKLGTVMAEVVVETGGLEVVSVISRASAESMNLKEGDAVTAVIKSTEVMVAKGL, from the coding sequence ATGCTCAGTGCCAGAAATCAGTTCAAGGGTATCGTTAAAAGTATCAAGCTGGGAACGGTTATGGCCGAAGTGGTCGTCGAAACCGGAGGTCTGGAAGTGGTCAGCGTAATTTCACGGGCTTCCGCCGAGTCGATGAACCTGAAAGAGGGTGATGCCGTTACCGCCGTCATCAAGTCCACCGAGGTGATGGTCGCCAAAGGACTTTAG
- a CDS encoding integral membrane sensor signal transduction histidine kinase (KEGG: dev:DhcVS_1011 sensor histidine kinase~PFAM: ATP-binding region ATPase domain protein; histidine kinase A domain protein; histidine kinase HAMP region domain protein~SMART: ATP-binding region ATPase domain protein; histidine kinase A domain protein; histidine kinase HAMP region domain protein): MNWLKSVKFKLTAIYSAVLVAVLVMSGFISWAMLSYGLFHNLKESLAADAEKVRNIILQNGSEDLDSFLADLEDNPDESFFIYDTESKDVYGSGSSLTMIQAALSNINGHFGAGSQTMNSPDGSSRLYITTLDIVAAPEKLLVVTSNTGYISSALDFYKNSLFAAIPLALAVAGASGYALASHSMRQVKAIRLTAEGIDPAKMTDRIPVRGNDELGQLSGILNTTFDRIHGFIARQRQFTEDATHDLRAPLSNIKAQTSLALERDRPWKYYREALVSIEEDTEQMESMVEDLLTLASTDTVPNSEYSTHFDLSNAMDDVCDGWEAPCAKKGIALERCIQQDIWTTGEPLDLHRIADNLIENAVKATSKGGVTFTMTESSGMITITVADTGCGIPPDQLEKIFWRFYRVDRNAAGNGLGLPIVEGIAQMYGGRVEVESEVGEGTTFRVFLPVRPKR, encoded by the coding sequence GTGAACTGGCTGAAGAGCGTCAAGTTCAAACTCACGGCGATCTATTCTGCGGTGCTCGTGGCTGTGCTGGTGATGTCCGGGTTTATTTCCTGGGCGATGCTGTCCTACGGCCTGTTCCACAATTTGAAAGAATCGCTGGCGGCGGATGCTGAAAAAGTTCGTAATATCATCCTGCAGAACGGGAGCGAAGATCTTGACAGCTTCCTCGCCGACTTGGAAGATAATCCTGATGAATCATTTTTTATTTACGATACAGAATCGAAAGATGTCTACGGCAGTGGCTCCTCGCTTACGATGATCCAGGCCGCGTTATCCAATATCAACGGCCATTTCGGCGCAGGGTCTCAGACGATGAATTCGCCCGACGGTAGCTCACGGCTATATATCACTACATTGGATATTGTGGCCGCGCCGGAAAAACTATTGGTTGTCACCAGCAATACAGGCTATATTTCTTCTGCCCTCGATTTCTATAAGAATAGCCTGTTTGCGGCGATCCCTCTGGCGTTGGCCGTCGCCGGGGCATCCGGATACGCTCTGGCTTCCCACTCAATGAGGCAGGTGAAGGCGATAAGGTTGACGGCCGAGGGCATCGACCCGGCCAAAATGACAGACCGCATACCGGTGAGGGGCAACGACGAGTTGGGGCAGCTCTCCGGGATACTAAACACCACCTTCGACCGCATCCACGGCTTCATCGCCCGCCAGCGGCAATTCACCGAGGATGCCACCCACGACCTGCGGGCGCCGCTGTCCAACATCAAGGCGCAGACATCTTTGGCGCTGGAGCGCGACCGGCCGTGGAAATACTACCGGGAGGCGCTGGTCTCCATTGAGGAAGATACGGAGCAGATGGAGTCTATGGTGGAAGACTTGCTGACGCTAGCCAGCACAGATACGGTGCCGAACAGCGAATACTCCACCCACTTCGACCTATCCAACGCCATGGATGACGTTTGCGACGGATGGGAGGCGCCGTGCGCCAAGAAGGGCATCGCCTTGGAACGCTGCATCCAGCAGGACATCTGGACGACGGGCGAACCGCTAGACCTCCACCGAATCGCCGACAATCTCATCGAAAACGCGGTCAAGGCCACCTCGAAAGGCGGCGTCACCTTTACGATGACAGAAAGTAGCGGGATGATAACGATCACCGTCGCGGACACGGGCTGCGGCATACCGCCGGACCAGCTCGAAAAGATATTCTGGCGCTTCTACCGGGTTGACCGGAACGCCGCGGGAAACGGTCTGGGGCTGCCCATCGTCGAGGGCATCGCGCAAATGTACGGTGGTCGGGTGGAAGTGGAAAGCGAAGTGGGCGAAGGAACAACCTTCCGGGTGTTTCTGCCGGTCCGTCCTAAAAGATAA
- a CDS encoding two component transcriptional regulator, winged helix family (KEGG: det:DET1233 DNA-binding response regulator~PFAM: response regulator receiver; transcriptional regulator domain protein~SMART: response regulator receiver), which yields MRILLVEDNLKLARLLKQGLGDDGHVIELAHEGESGLLYAETSEFDLLILDVMLPGELTGTDVCRILRKQGIATPIFLLTAKTRIGHRVEGLDAGADDYLCKPFSITELKALIRALQRRQAAGGQATVEIAGVTIDTVTHEVTTDGKPVNLTAMAYRALNYFINNPERVLTRAMIEEHVWDGEADLGPGAVESLVKRLRQRLGWDARKGPLQTIYGEGYRLRRP from the coding sequence ATGAGGATATTGCTCGTCGAAGATAACCTCAAACTCGCTCGACTGCTAAAACAGGGGTTGGGTGATGATGGGCATGTCATAGAACTTGCTCATGAAGGCGAATCAGGGCTGTTGTATGCCGAAACATCCGAATTTGACCTCCTCATCCTGGACGTTATGTTGCCGGGGGAGCTCACGGGCACCGATGTCTGTCGTATCTTAAGAAAACAGGGCATAGCCACGCCGATCTTCCTGCTGACAGCCAAAACGCGCATCGGACACCGCGTTGAAGGTCTGGACGCCGGTGCCGACGACTACCTGTGCAAACCTTTCTCGATAACCGAGCTAAAGGCTTTGATCAGGGCGCTGCAAAGGCGGCAGGCCGCGGGCGGACAAGCAACGGTGGAAATCGCCGGTGTCACGATCGATACCGTGACACATGAAGTCACGACGGACGGAAAGCCGGTTAACCTGACAGCCATGGCGTACCGGGCGCTTAACTACTTCATCAACAATCCCGAAAGGGTGCTCACACGGGCAATGATAGAAGAACATGTGTGGGACGGGGAGGCTGATCTTGGCCCGGGGGCTGTAGAAAGCCTGGTTAAAAGGTTGCGGCAACGCCTGGGTTGGGATGCCAGAAAGGGGCCGTTGCAGACCATCTATGGTGAAGGCTACAGGCTGAGAAGGCCGTGA